One part of the Truepera radiovictrix DSM 17093 genome encodes these proteins:
- a CDS encoding SDR family oxidoreductase: MQQLVLVTGATGYIGGRLVPRLLEAGLPVRCLVRDRARLAGKPWFAQVEVAEADVLRGEGLKAALRGVHTAYYLIHSMGASEKGFEDRDLRAARNFAAAAREAGVQHIVYLGGLGAAHKGMSKHLRSRQETGAALAAAGVPVTEFRAAIIVGSGSLSFEMIRYLTERLPLMVTPKWVDTRVQPIAIRDVLAFLQGALERPPQGHHVVEIGGPDILSYRDMMLTYARVRGLKRTMIPTPVLSPRLSSYWINLITPIPASIARPLVEGLTSEVIVDDPEPARAYGVHPISYETAVKLALDRTQQGAVETLWSGALAAVPRGTPEPTKLRPRDTEGMLLDRRVERFRVAREDVFSAVLRIGGEEGWGTFDWLWQLRGLLDRLWGGVGMRRGRRDPVNLQPGDALDFWRVESVAPNDHLQLRAEMKLPGRAWLRFDLRDTEDGGTEVQQTAFFEPKGLLGFLYWWAVYPLHLFVFPSMLRAIGRRAEQLSQQRAVAPDPSPSP; the protein is encoded by the coding sequence ATGCAACAGCTCGTGCTCGTCACGGGGGCAACGGGGTATATCGGTGGACGCCTCGTCCCGAGGCTTTTGGAGGCGGGGCTGCCGGTGCGCTGCCTCGTGCGCGACCGGGCGCGCCTTGCGGGCAAACCGTGGTTTGCGCAGGTCGAGGTCGCCGAAGCCGACGTGCTGCGGGGCGAGGGGCTAAAGGCGGCCTTGAGGGGCGTCCACACGGCGTACTACCTGATTCACTCGATGGGCGCCTCTGAAAAGGGGTTTGAAGACCGCGACCTAAGAGCGGCCCGCAACTTCGCTGCGGCGGCGCGCGAGGCCGGCGTGCAGCACATCGTCTACCTGGGCGGGCTGGGCGCCGCGCACAAGGGGATGTCCAAACACCTGCGTTCGCGCCAGGAGACGGGCGCCGCCCTCGCCGCCGCCGGGGTGCCCGTCACCGAGTTTCGCGCGGCGATCATCGTCGGCTCGGGGAGCCTCTCGTTCGAGATGATCCGCTACCTCACCGAGCGCCTGCCCCTCATGGTCACCCCCAAGTGGGTCGACACGCGCGTCCAACCCATCGCCATCCGCGACGTGCTGGCCTTTTTGCAGGGCGCTTTGGAGAGGCCCCCGCAGGGGCACCACGTCGTCGAGATCGGCGGCCCGGACATCCTGAGCTACCGCGACATGATGCTCACCTACGCGCGGGTGCGCGGGCTTAAACGCACGATGATCCCGACCCCCGTGCTCAGCCCGCGGCTCTCGTCGTACTGGATCAACCTGATTACCCCCATCCCGGCGTCGATCGCCCGCCCCCTGGTCGAGGGGCTCACGAGCGAGGTGATCGTCGACGACCCCGAACCCGCCAGAGCCTACGGCGTCCACCCCATCTCCTACGAGACCGCCGTCAAGCTCGCCCTCGACCGCACCCAACAGGGGGCGGTTGAAACGCTCTGGAGCGGCGCGCTGGCCGCCGTGCCGCGCGGCACCCCCGAACCCACCAAGCTGAGGCCGCGCGACACCGAGGGGATGCTCCTCGACCGGCGCGTCGAGCGCTTCCGGGTAGCTCGTGAGGACGTTTTTAGCGCCGTTTTGCGGATCGGCGGTGAGGAGGGCTGGGGGACGTTCGATTGGCTCTGGCAGCTGCGCGGCCTCCTCGACCGGCTCTGGGGCGGGGTGGGGATGCGGCGCGGACGGCGCGACCCCGTGAACTTGCAACCCGGCGACGCGCTCGACTTCTGGCGCGTCGAGAGCGTCGCGCCCAACGACCACCTGCAGCTGCGCGCCGAGATGAAGCTGCCGGGGCGGGCGTGGCTCCGCTTCGACCTGCGCGACACCGAAGACGGCGGGACCGAGGTGCAGCAGACCGCATTTTTTGAACCCAAGGGGCTCTTGGGGTTTCTCTACTGGTGGGCCGTCTACCCCTTGCACCTGTTCGTCTTCCCGTCGATGCTCCGCGCCATCGGGCGGCGCGCCGAGCAGCTCAGCCAGCAGCGCGCGGTGGCGCCGGACCCGTCACCGAGCCCCTAA
- a CDS encoding DUF1338 domain-containing protein, which yields MSVASKLETLQGVLDGLMRRYKARVPDVEAILQAMTAEGIIRTPEEIENDHIAFRTMGVPHLGIASLEKVFLHYGYRRRDAYDFPAKKLDAYWYSPPEPRFPRVFISELRVGELSPEAQRIIHAYTDEVTRDPVDALDLDDAGAVDAFLHHPLWRLPSYADYRRLAEESEYAAWVIYNRYYLNHFTISVHNLPEGYNTVEQFNAFLEARGFTLNAAGGKAKRSPDGLLIQSSTVAEMIEAEFAGGERHKIAGSYVEFAERRPLPEFAGQTELTREQRREGFEAGNADKIFESTYAAQTGRRG from the coding sequence ATGAGCGTTGCATCCAAACTGGAAACGTTGCAGGGCGTGCTAGACGGCCTCATGCGCCGCTACAAGGCGCGCGTCCCCGACGTCGAGGCGATCCTGCAGGCGATGACCGCCGAGGGCATCATCCGCACGCCCGAGGAGATCGAAAACGACCACATCGCCTTTCGCACGATGGGCGTGCCGCACCTGGGTATCGCGTCGCTCGAAAAGGTCTTTTTGCACTACGGCTACCGGCGCCGCGACGCCTACGACTTTCCGGCGAAAAAGCTCGACGCCTACTGGTACAGCCCGCCCGAACCGCGCTTTCCGCGCGTCTTTATCAGCGAGCTGCGGGTCGGCGAGCTGAGCCCGGAGGCGCAGCGCATCATCCACGCCTACACGGACGAGGTGACGCGCGACCCGGTGGACGCCCTTGACCTCGACGACGCGGGGGCGGTCGACGCCTTTTTGCACCACCCGCTCTGGCGGCTGCCGAGCTACGCCGACTACAGACGCCTCGCCGAGGAGAGCGAGTACGCGGCGTGGGTGATCTACAACCGCTACTACCTCAACCACTTCACCATTTCGGTGCACAACCTGCCCGAGGGGTACAACACGGTAGAGCAGTTCAACGCCTTTTTGGAGGCTCGGGGTTTTACCCTCAACGCCGCGGGTGGCAAGGCGAAAAGGAGCCCCGACGGCCTCCTCATCCAGAGCTCGACGGTCGCCGAGATGATCGAAGCCGAGTTCGCGGGGGGCGAGCGGCATAAGATCGCGGGGTCGTACGTCGAGTTCGCCGAAAGGCGTCCGCTCCCCGAGTTCGCGGGGCAGACGGAGCTGACGCGCGAGCAGCGCCGCGAGGGCTTCGAGGCGGGCAACGCCGACAAGATCTTTGAGAGCACCTACGCCGCGCAGACGGGGCGGCGCGGATAG
- a CDS encoding thioredoxin family protein yields MSFTLQLGEAAKDFSLPATDGQTYSLASFEGAEALVVFFTCNHCPYVLGSDELTRKTAERFMPKGVAFVGINANSATTKPEDSFEHMVARMSEHRFPWVYLRDETQEVAYAYGALRTPHFFVFDRERKLVYTGRGVDNPKDAGRVTVSDLENALEDLLAGRPVRVPVTNPIGCNIKWEGRDAHWMPPEACDLVL; encoded by the coding sequence ATGAGCTTTACCCTACAGCTTGGCGAAGCAGCCAAAGACTTTTCGCTTCCGGCCACCGACGGCCAGACCTACAGCCTGGCGAGCTTTGAGGGCGCAGAAGCCCTCGTCGTCTTTTTCACCTGCAACCACTGCCCCTATGTCCTCGGTTCGGACGAGCTGACGCGTAAGACGGCCGAGAGGTTCATGCCCAAAGGGGTCGCCTTCGTCGGCATCAACGCGAACAGTGCCACCACGAAGCCCGAAGACTCCTTCGAGCACATGGTCGCGCGGATGAGCGAGCACCGCTTCCCCTGGGTCTACCTGCGCGACGAGACGCAGGAGGTCGCCTACGCCTACGGCGCCCTCCGGACCCCGCACTTTTTCGTCTTCGACCGCGAGCGCAAGCTCGTCTACACGGGGCGTGGGGTGGACAACCCCAAAGACGCAGGCCGCGTGACCGTAAGTGACCTCGAGAACGCCCTCGAGGACCTCTTGGCGGGCCGCCCCGTCCGCGTGCCCGTGACCAACCCGATCGGCTGCAACATCAAGTGGGAGGGCCGCGACGCCCACTGGATGCCGCCCGAAGCGTGCGACCTCGTGCTATAA
- a CDS encoding DUF6992 family protein: MVQTSIWSLQRQLSRNLLAWSALSVGAGGLLLAGTPFWRGVGLQGVVWGGIDAGIAAFGLRAMRRRQRALERPDDPQVTREEARNLHKLLRVNAGLDVLYVAGGAALALTAGTTDAFARGNGVGVVVQGAFLLAFDLVYAQRTGRYLQERRQSAQA, from the coding sequence ATGGTCCAAACGTCCATCTGGTCTTTGCAGCGGCAGCTGTCGCGCAACCTGCTCGCCTGGAGCGCGCTGAGCGTGGGCGCGGGGGGCTTACTCCTCGCGGGCACCCCCTTCTGGCGCGGGGTGGGTTTGCAAGGGGTCGTCTGGGGGGGGATCGACGCCGGCATCGCCGCTTTCGGGTTGCGCGCCATGCGGCGTCGGCAGCGGGCGCTAGAACGCCCCGACGATCCGCAGGTCACCCGCGAGGAGGCGCGCAACCTCCACAAGCTGCTGCGCGTGAACGCCGGACTCGACGTGCTCTACGTCGCCGGCGGGGCGGCGCTCGCGCTGACCGCCGGCACGACCGACGCCTTTGCGCGCGGCAACGGCGTCGGCGTCGTCGTGCAGGGGGCTTTTCTGCTCGCTTTCGACCTCGTCTACGCGCAGCGAACGGGCCGCTACCTCCAGGAGCGCCGTCAGAGCGCCCAAGCTTGA
- a CDS encoding polyprenyl synthetase family protein, with product MFDLIQQDLSDFEARLTEELYSPVEFIGAIGEDLVHAGGKRLRPSLAFLTGRLLGAEREAAMRVALAVELLHSASLLHDDLIDDASTRRGVVAAFRRYGNVVSVMSGDFMLARVLGILAEADAPSFTRLMSETAARICEGEVLQFQMASLETYSLEHYNTIIEGKTAVLLAAATEGVALLAGAAPGARRALRAFGLHYGRAFQMRDDLLDLMSDPETLGKPIGGDLREGKATFAVLTLLEAGVEEARTILRRHASEPGDVERMLELVRAHGAEARAAAQIALEAQAAMRALEPFEEGPAKRALVSLAERELERVR from the coding sequence GTGTTCGACCTTATCCAGCAGGACCTCAGCGACTTCGAAGCGCGCCTGACCGAGGAGCTCTACTCACCCGTCGAGTTTATCGGCGCCATCGGCGAGGACCTCGTGCACGCGGGGGGCAAGCGGCTGCGGCCGAGCCTCGCTTTTTTGACGGGGCGGCTTTTGGGCGCGGAGCGCGAGGCGGCGATGCGGGTCGCGCTCGCCGTCGAGCTGCTGCACTCGGCTTCGCTCCTGCACGACGACCTCATCGACGACGCCAGCACGCGGCGCGGCGTCGTCGCGGCGTTTCGGCGCTACGGCAACGTGGTGAGCGTGATGTCGGGCGACTTTATGCTCGCGCGGGTGCTCGGCATCCTCGCCGAGGCGGACGCGCCGAGCTTTACGCGGCTCATGTCCGAGACCGCCGCGCGCATCTGCGAGGGGGAGGTGCTGCAGTTTCAGATGGCGTCTTTAGAGACCTACTCGCTCGAGCACTACAACACCATCATCGAGGGCAAGACCGCGGTGCTGCTCGCCGCCGCGACCGAAGGGGTGGCGCTCCTGGCGGGCGCCGCGCCGGGGGCGCGGCGCGCCCTGCGCGCCTTCGGGCTCCACTACGGCCGCGCCTTTCAGATGCGCGACGACCTACTCGACCTCATGAGCGACCCCGAGACGCTCGGCAAACCCATAGGCGGCGACCTGCGCGAGGGCAAGGCGACCTTTGCGGTGCTGACGCTTCTAGAGGCGGGCGTCGAGGAGGCGCGGACCATCTTGCGGCGGCACGCCAGCGAACCGGGTGATGTCGAGCGGATGCTCGAGCTCGTGCGCGCGCACGGCGCCGAGGCGCGGGCGGCGGCGCAGATCGCGCTCGAGGCACAGGCGGCGATGCGGGCCCTGGAGCCTTTTGAGGAGGGCCCGGCCAAGCGGGCGCTCGTCTCGCTCGCCGAGCGGGAGCTCGAGCGGGTGCGTTAG
- a CDS encoding alpha/beta fold hydrolase, with protein sequence MTTGGAGAEPFSGRGAANPTSLEPTPHTLRVDGLRVHYLRGGRGTPLVLLHGFNVGSSRLTYGPSLAPLAERFDVIAPDLPGYGLSDAPDPFYTTEDYVRFLTRFLDALCVRRAHLVGFSKGGGIALGAALEHPERFYKLILVSAYALNRTPQLPLLPYLALRSPWLSQIFWRTLRRYRRLLPWYLKNVIFGDAQKVTEQLLEEVREPLSHEGSEAAFMAWLRGEMGLLRFRTDYRAQLGDLQVPTLLLHGTRDLVVPVWGARRAARRIPNARLRLVPRCGHWLPREAPEALIEAATTFFG encoded by the coding sequence GTGACGACGGGCGGTGCGGGGGCGGAGCCTTTTTCCGGGCGGGGTGCAGCTAACCCCACGAGCCTCGAGCCCACCCCCCACACCCTGCGGGTCGACGGCTTGCGCGTCCACTACCTGCGCGGCGGGCGCGGGACGCCGCTCGTCTTGCTCCACGGTTTTAACGTCGGCAGCAGCCGCCTCACCTACGGCCCGAGCTTGGCGCCCTTAGCTGAGCGCTTCGACGTCATCGCCCCCGACCTCCCCGGCTACGGCCTCAGCGACGCCCCCGACCCCTTTTACACCACCGAGGACTACGTGCGGTTTTTGACGCGCTTTTTGGACGCCCTCTGCGTCAGGCGCGCCCACCTCGTCGGCTTCTCCAAGGGGGGCGGTATCGCTCTGGGGGCGGCGCTCGAGCACCCGGAGCGGTTTTACAAGCTCATCTTGGTCAGCGCCTACGCGCTGAACCGCACCCCACAGCTGCCGCTTCTGCCCTACCTGGCGCTGCGCTCGCCCTGGCTCAGCCAGATTTTTTGGCGCACCCTGCGCCGCTACCGGCGCCTGCTGCCTTGGTACCTCAAAAACGTCATCTTCGGCGACGCCCAAAAGGTCACCGAGCAGCTTTTGGAGGAGGTCCGCGAACCCTTGAGCCACGAGGGGAGCGAGGCGGCCTTTATGGCCTGGTTGCGCGGTGAAATGGGCCTTTTGCGCTTTCGCACCGACTACCGCGCGCAGCTTGGCGACCTGCAGGTGCCGACGCTGTTGCTCCACGGTACGCGCGACCTCGTCGTGCCCGTTTGGGGGGCGCGGCGCGCGGCGCGCAGAATACCCAACGCCCGCCTTCGGCTCGTCCCGCGCTGCGGGCACTGGCTGCCGCGCGAGGCGCCGGAGGCGCTCATCGAAGCCGCCACGACGTTTTTTGGCTAA
- a CDS encoding nitroreductase family protein, translating to MRTAIPPQDAERPDRDRRAPSDYPLTDLLARRWSPRAFAETPVEPEKLASVLEAARWAPSSSNLQPWRFLVTRRKTDAFDALRACLARGNQSWTERVPVLILTLADTLLPAKGDKPAAEHAYALHDVGLAVANLTVQATALGLFVHQMAGFRPDEARAAFGIPETFRPVTVLALGYLGDPAALPAELQERERAPRRRKPLRELVFEGAWGEAAGFLEP from the coding sequence ATGCGTACCGCTATCCCCCCCCAGGACGCCGAGCGTCCCGACCGTGACCGGCGCGCCCCGAGCGACTACCCCCTCACCGACCTCCTGGCGCGGCGCTGGAGCCCGCGCGCTTTTGCCGAGACGCCGGTTGAACCGGAAAAGCTCGCCAGCGTGCTCGAGGCCGCCCGTTGGGCGCCGTCGTCGTCGAACCTGCAACCCTGGCGCTTTCTGGTGACGCGGCGCAAGACGGACGCCTTTGACGCGCTGCGCGCCTGCCTCGCGCGGGGCAACCAGAGCTGGACCGAGCGGGTGCCGGTGCTCATCCTGACGCTCGCCGACACCCTGCTGCCGGCCAAGGGCGACAAACCCGCGGCCGAGCACGCCTACGCGCTGCACGACGTCGGTCTGGCGGTCGCCAACTTGACCGTTCAGGCGACCGCACTGGGCCTTTTTGTGCACCAGATGGCCGGTTTTCGCCCCGACGAGGCGAGGGCGGCCTTCGGTATCCCCGAGACCTTTAGGCCCGTGACCGTCTTGGCGCTCGGCTACCTCGGCGACCCCGCCGCGCTCCCCGCGGAGCTGCAGGAGCGGGAGCGCGCGCCGCGGCGACGCAAACCGCTGCGCGAGCTCGTCTTCGAGGGGGCGTGGGGAGAGGCGGCGGGGTTTCTCGAGCCCTGA
- a CDS encoding PKD domain-containing protein, whose translation MRPPFRCALLLVCALSACSSLSPQPTAGSGPAEEPAVAIAQIGNPNAEPLPQVLVDARAPRNGPLLVPADTQYDPVTQQTTSYPVAVFVTASDSERVESVELFVNGASMGRFVRGTDPRAFGNPFVFPAPESGRPSVPLPGAASGLVTSQLQAVVRNAAGQQRQTAVLEVQADGSRPDFDFSVSGHGASATGPVQLSASANDPESGIASFAVFVNGQEQALDPASPASFSAALELPAGSYTVRLEAVNGVGVPNATSYTFRVAERPSDGAPTDPPTAPPAPPTDPTDPPAPPTDPTDPPAPPTDPTDPPTPPTDPTDPPTDPPAPPTTPPEDPDNRRPEVALAAEPTAGEAPLTVTFTANAKDYDGDPLTFRWDFGDGTVLPATTREQRVQTHTYTAPGSYTATVTVEDGRGGVGRASVTVTVTAGGGGNGGGDDGGAPPAPPSGPTIIAGDDAAVTLPGEPVVINVLANDASSAGELTLVGVSEPVAGGVAEVVDGGFVRYTPPPELLTTDAFTYTIEDTAGNRATGRVLVRIEARR comes from the coding sequence ATGCGCCCCCCCTTTCGCTGCGCGCTCCTCCTTGTCTGCGCGCTGAGCGCCTGCAGCTCCCTCAGCCCACAACCGACCGCTGGCTCGGGCCCCGCTGAGGAGCCTGCGGTCGCCATCGCGCAGATCGGTAACCCGAACGCCGAACCGCTGCCGCAGGTGCTCGTCGACGCGCGCGCCCCGCGCAACGGGCCGCTCCTCGTCCCCGCCGACACGCAGTACGACCCCGTCACCCAGCAGACGACGAGCTACCCCGTCGCCGTGTTCGTCACCGCTTCAGACAGCGAGCGCGTCGAGAGCGTCGAGCTCTTCGTCAACGGCGCGTCGATGGGGCGCTTTGTGCGCGGTACGGACCCGCGCGCCTTCGGCAACCCCTTTGTCTTTCCAGCGCCGGAGAGCGGGCGCCCCAGCGTACCGCTGCCGGGCGCGGCGAGCGGTCTTGTCACCTCGCAGCTCCAGGCGGTCGTGCGTAACGCCGCGGGGCAGCAGCGTCAGACGGCTGTCCTCGAGGTGCAAGCCGACGGCAGCCGCCCCGACTTCGACTTTTCGGTCTCCGGCCACGGCGCCAGTGCGACCGGCCCGGTGCAGTTGAGCGCGAGCGCGAACGACCCGGAAAGCGGGATCGCGAGCTTCGCGGTCTTTGTAAACGGCCAGGAGCAGGCGCTCGACCCCGCCTCCCCCGCGTCGTTCTCCGCAGCGCTCGAGCTGCCCGCGGGCTCCTACACGGTGCGGCTCGAGGCGGTCAACGGGGTGGGGGTTCCCAACGCGACCTCGTACACCTTCAGGGTCGCGGAGCGTCCGAGCGACGGTGCGCCGACCGACCCCCCCACCGCGCCGCCCGCGCCCCCGACCGACCCCACCGACCCCCCCGCACCTCCCACGGACCCCACCGACCCCCCCGCACCGCCGACCGACCCCACCGACCCGCCCACGCCCCCGACGGATCCTACCGACCCGCCCACGGACCCGCCCGCACCCCCGACCACCCCCCCCGAGGACCCCGACAACCGCCGCCCCGAAGTCGCGCTCGCCGCCGAGCCCACCGCCGGTGAAGCGCCCCTCACGGTGACCTTTACGGCCAACGCCAAGGACTACGACGGTGACCCCCTCACCTTCCGCTGGGATTTTGGCGACGGCACGGTTTTGCCCGCGACGACCCGCGAACAGCGGGTGCAGACGCACACCTATACGGCCCCCGGCAGCTACACGGCGACCGTCACCGTCGAAGACGGCCGCGGCGGGGTCGGGCGGGCCAGCGTGACGGTGACGGTGACCGCAGGAGGGGGCGGTAACGGCGGTGGTGATGACGGCGGTGCCCCCCCCGCGCCGCCGAGCGGCCCGACGATCATCGCTGGTGACGACGCGGCGGTGACGCTGCCCGGCGAACCGGTGGTGATCAACGTCCTCGCGAACGACGCCTCGAGCGCGGGGGAGCTGACCCTCGTAGGGGTGAGCGAGCCGGTAGCGGGTGGCGTGGCGGAGGTCGTGGACGGGGGGTTCGTCCGCTACACGCCGCCGCCCGAGCTCCTCACCACGGACGCGTTTACCTACACCATCGAGGACACCGCCGGCAACCGCGCCACCGGCCGGGTGCTCGTCCGCATCGAAGCGCGCCGCTAG